One segment of Formicincola oecophyllae DNA contains the following:
- a CDS encoding ComEC/Rec2 family competence protein, with translation MRSVQRTPCHADVPLFAWAGYRQRLAHQVETMLPGQEGAIAATILTGESGGLTQATRDEFAAAGLAHILAVAGLHLALVTGLAAVVLQCLVRRFENLMLFGQGRFIVLGGSVLAGLGYVFLTGLHVPGLRALFMMAALAIGLVLGRKKHAMRSLALVALLFMVTDPVIITDLSFQMSFCAVLGLIAGFEALQPQLERIKMAVHALEGRTMPAQRAQRHFGVSLLGQPKFWLVKGARLAEGVFLLALTSLLAGLATMPATVMHFSRIQPWFVVANIVAVPLMGFWIMPLGMVALLWLMVVDGVQTWWGDFPWLAWPAEGAFWLMGQALGLMAWMAGQVASWPAATVAVRAPSGLGYWLALLALMMMCLFKAQGLGRWLKNALALTLLVGALLWPQRQAVPVALVDNTGGVAAVLGTGDGEVMPFTAYQAGPGKAMWVRAKWAEAFALPVQPLPPSCQKGWCLLTTRQGLKIVVVTKRKALSAKASFCPMGQVWLMVDLVSRVPPCTGFSRPILLGKEAWRVGSRAVMAVPKGSLGKTTPYYEVDVITARQAMGQRLWTRTMPTKARMGLPLMPSE, from the coding sequence GTGCGTTCCGTGCAACGCACCCCTTGCCATGCCGATGTTCCGCTTTTCGCATGGGCTGGTTACCGCCAGCGCTTGGCCCATCAAGTGGAAACCATGCTCCCTGGCCAAGAAGGCGCCATTGCGGCCACTATCCTGACAGGAGAAAGTGGCGGTTTGACCCAGGCCACCCGTGATGAGTTTGCTGCTGCAGGTTTGGCGCACATTTTGGCTGTGGCTGGGTTGCACTTAGCCCTGGTGACGGGTTTGGCCGCTGTTGTCTTGCAGTGCCTGGTCAGACGTTTTGAAAACCTCATGCTGTTTGGCCAGGGGCGTTTCATAGTTCTTGGTGGCTCTGTTTTGGCAGGGCTGGGCTATGTGTTCCTGACAGGCCTTCATGTGCCGGGACTGCGTGCCCTATTCATGATGGCGGCCCTTGCCATTGGTTTGGTTCTGGGGCGGAAAAAGCACGCTATGCGCAGCTTGGCGCTGGTGGCTTTGCTGTTCATGGTCACAGACCCCGTCATTATCACAGATTTGTCGTTTCAGATGTCCTTCTGTGCAGTGCTGGGGTTGATAGCTGGTTTCGAGGCGTTGCAGCCCCAGCTTGAACGCATCAAAATGGCTGTCCACGCTTTGGAAGGGCGCACCATGCCCGCACAAAGGGCACAAAGGCATTTTGGTGTTAGCTTGTTGGGGCAACCAAAATTTTGGTTGGTGAAGGGTGCACGCCTAGCAGAAGGAGTGTTTCTCCTAGCGCTGACATCCCTTCTGGCTGGATTGGCGACCATGCCGGCCACAGTGATGCATTTCAGCCGCATTCAACCTTGGTTCGTGGTGGCCAACATAGTGGCTGTGCCTTTGATGGGGTTTTGGATCATGCCTTTGGGCATGGTGGCGTTGCTTTGGTTGATGGTCGTTGATGGGGTGCAGACTTGGTGGGGGGATTTCCCTTGGTTGGCTTGGCCTGCCGAGGGCGCTTTCTGGCTTATGGGTCAGGCGCTGGGCTTGATGGCCTGGATGGCAGGCCAGGTGGCTTCTTGGCCGGCCGCTACTGTTGCTGTCAGAGCACCCAGTGGCTTGGGCTATTGGCTAGCTTTGTTGGCACTCATGATGATGTGTCTGTTTAAAGCCCAGGGGCTGGGGCGTTGGCTGAAAAATGCATTGGCTCTTACCCTGCTGGTTGGAGCGTTGTTGTGGCCTCAAAGGCAAGCTGTGCCTGTGGCGTTGGTTGATAACACAGGGGGTGTGGCGGCTGTATTGGGTACAGGCGATGGTGAAGTCATGCCCTTCACCGCTTATCAAGCAGGGCCAGGGAAAGCTATGTGGGTACGGGCGAAATGGGCTGAGGCATTTGCCCTGCCGGTGCAGCCGCTGCCACCTTCATGCCAAAAGGGGTGGTGCTTGTTGACCACACGCCAAGGACTGAAAATCGTTGTGGTGACAAAGCGGAAAGCCTTGTCGGCAAAGGCTTCCTTTTGTCCTATGGGGCAAGTTTGGCTGATGGTGGACCTGGTATCACGCGTGCCACCCTGCACAGGTTTTTCCAGGCCCATCTTGTTGGGCAAGGAGGCGTGGCGTGTGGGAAGCCGTGCTGTCATGGCTGTTCCCAAGGGTAGCCTGGGAAAAACCACTCCCTATTATGAAGTTGACGTCATCACCGCGCGCCAGGCCATGGGGCAACGCCTTTGGACACGAACCATGCCCACAAAGGCGCGCATGGGGTTGCCCCTCATGCCTTCTGAATAG